One Hyphomicrobium sp. CS1GBMeth3 DNA window includes the following coding sequences:
- a CDS encoding GntR family transcriptional regulator, protein MADNSQAQARWPVGEATTPDLVLKPFAPEETYKTKAYNALKRAIINMDIYSSSEPAWIDERQLSERLGVSRTPVREAIAMLEQQGFVKSVPRRGIMVVKKTKREVIEMIQVWAALEGMAARLVTLRASDVDIARLRALFKEFNEKHKPEDHVSEYSAANIRFHQTIIELTGSALLAEMTENLLLHVRGIRQITIGRDDRAKRSIQDHLKIIEAIEKRDTELAEKLARDHTLGLATYVDEHSEGIFD, encoded by the coding sequence GTGGCTGACAATTCCCAAGCCCAAGCACGCTGGCCGGTTGGCGAGGCAACGACCCCGGACCTCGTCCTGAAACCCTTTGCGCCCGAGGAAACATACAAGACCAAGGCCTACAATGCGCTGAAGCGCGCCATCATCAACATGGACATCTACAGCTCGTCCGAACCGGCATGGATCGACGAGCGCCAACTGTCCGAGCGCCTCGGCGTGAGCCGTACGCCGGTCCGCGAAGCGATCGCCATGCTGGAGCAGCAGGGCTTCGTGAAGTCGGTGCCCCGCCGCGGCATCATGGTCGTCAAGAAGACGAAGCGCGAAGTCATCGAGATGATCCAGGTGTGGGCGGCTCTTGAGGGCATGGCAGCCCGCCTCGTCACGCTACGCGCGAGCGACGTCGACATCGCGCGCCTGCGAGCGCTCTTCAAAGAGTTCAACGAGAAGCACAAACCCGAGGACCACGTTAGCGAGTACTCGGCCGCCAACATCCGCTTCCATCAGACGATCATCGAGCTGACGGGATCAGCGCTTCTCGCCGAAATGACGGAGAACCTTCTGCTGCATGTTCGTGGCATCCGCCAGATCACGATCGGACGTGACGACCGCGCCAAGCGGTCGATCCAGGATCACCTCAAGATCATAGAGGCGATCGAAAAGCGCGACACGGAGCTCGCCGAAAAGCTGGCCCGCGATCATACGCTGGGCCTCGCCACCTACGTCGATGAGCACAGCGAAGGCATCTTTGACTGA
- the frc gene encoding formyl-CoA transferase, whose translation MTKALDGIKIIDFTHVQAGPACTQLLAWYGADVIKVERPGSGDVTRNQLRDIPEADALYFTMLNSNKRSLTLDTKKPEGKEVLEKLIRVSDVMVENFGPGALDRMGFTWQRILELNPKMILASVKGFSDGHHYDDLKVYENVAQCAGGAASTTGFWDGPPVISAAALGDSNTGMHLAIGILTALRQRDQTGKGQKVAVSMQDSVLNLCRVKLRDQQRLDRVGHLEEYPQFPHGSFSDVVPRGGNAGGGGQPGWILKCKGWETDPNAYIYFTIQGHAWEPICDAIGKPEWKTDPAYTTAKARQPHIVEIFETIEAWLADKTKFEAVDILRKHDIPCAPVLSMKELANDPSLRASGTIAEVDHKVRGKYLTVGSPIKFSDMQVEITGSPLLGEHTEEVLAELGYTKDRIQQLHAAQAV comes from the coding sequence ATGACCAAAGCACTCGATGGCATCAAGATCATCGACTTCACGCACGTGCAAGCGGGACCGGCCTGCACCCAACTTCTCGCCTGGTACGGCGCGGACGTGATCAAGGTCGAGCGTCCCGGTTCCGGCGACGTGACGCGCAACCAGCTTCGCGATATTCCGGAAGCGGACGCGCTCTACTTCACGATGCTGAACTCCAACAAGCGCTCGCTGACGCTCGACACCAAGAAGCCCGAGGGCAAGGAGGTGCTCGAGAAGCTGATCCGTGTGTCGGACGTGATGGTGGAGAACTTCGGACCCGGGGCACTCGATCGCATGGGCTTCACCTGGCAGCGCATTCTCGAGCTCAATCCGAAGATGATCCTCGCCTCGGTGAAGGGCTTCTCGGACGGTCACCACTACGACGATCTCAAGGTCTACGAGAACGTCGCGCAGTGCGCTGGCGGTGCCGCATCCACCACCGGTTTCTGGGACGGTCCGCCGGTCATCAGCGCCGCCGCGCTCGGCGACAGCAACACCGGCATGCATCTCGCGATCGGCATTCTCACGGCGCTTCGTCAACGTGATCAGACGGGCAAGGGCCAGAAAGTGGCCGTCTCGATGCAGGACAGCGTCTTGAACCTTTGCCGCGTCAAGCTGCGCGACCAGCAGCGTCTGGATCGCGTCGGCCACCTCGAGGAGTATCCGCAGTTTCCGCACGGCTCGTTCTCCGATGTCGTGCCGCGCGGCGGCAATGCGGGCGGCGGCGGTCAGCCGGGCTGGATTCTGAAGTGCAAGGGATGGGAGACGGATCCCAACGCCTACATCTACTTCACGATCCAGGGTCATGCCTGGGAGCCGATCTGCGATGCTATCGGAAAGCCCGAGTGGAAGACCGATCCGGCGTACACGACGGCAAAGGCGCGCCAGCCGCACATTGTGGAGATCTTCGAAACGATCGAAGCCTGGCTCGCAGACAAGACCAAGTTCGAAGCGGTTGACATCCTCCGCAAGCACGACATCCCGTGCGCGCCGGTGCTGTCGATGAAGGAGCTGGCGAACGATCCGTCGCTGCGCGCGAGCGGCACCATTGCCGAGGTCGACCACAAGGTCCGCGGCAAATATTTGACGGTTGGAAGCCCGATCAAGTTCTCGGATATGCAGGTCGAGATCACTGGTTCTCCGCTGCTCGGCGAGCACACGGAAGAGGTGCTGGCGGAGCTCGGCTACACCAAGGACCGCATTCAGCAGCTCCACGCGGCGCAAGCAGTTTAA
- the oxc gene encoding oxalyl-CoA decarboxylase, translating into MRATASEEPELTDGFHLVIDALKLNGIETIYGLPGIPITDLGRMAQAEGLRVVSFRHEQNAGNAAAIAGFLTGKPGICLTVSAPGFLNGLTALANATTNCFPMILISGSSEREIVDLQQGDYEEMDQLAIAKPLCKAAFRVLHAEDIGIGVARAIRAAVSGRPGGVYLDLPAKLFAQTIDVVKGKTSLVKVIDPAPVQIPGKDAVKRALDLLKGAKRPLIIFGKGAAYAQADDAVRDLVEKSGIPFLPMSMAKGLLPDTHPLCAGAARSKVLKEADVVMLVGARLNWLLSHGKGKTWGAPGTQKFIQIDIEPREMDSNIEIAAPLVGDIGSCVTALLEGIDGSWKAPSEWVDGIKAKKDDNIAKMAKKLSQPKVPMDFHSALAPLKQVIKERPDAILVNEGANTLDLARGVIDMYQPRKRLDVGTWGVMGVGLGFAVAAAIETGKPVLAVEGDSAFGFCGMEVETICRYNLPVCIVIFNNDGIYRGTDADPTGRDPGTTVFVKGSRYDKMMEAFGGVGVSVTTPNELKRAVDEALSSGKPTLINAVIDPAAGTESGRIGNLNPQSALKKK; encoded by the coding sequence GTGCGCGCAACGGCGTCCGAGGAGCCCGAGTTGACCGACGGCTTTCACCTCGTCATCGACGCGCTGAAGCTCAACGGCATCGAGACCATCTACGGCCTGCCCGGTATCCCGATCACCGATCTTGGCCGGATGGCTCAGGCGGAAGGATTGCGCGTCGTATCGTTCCGGCATGAGCAGAATGCCGGCAATGCGGCGGCGATCGCCGGCTTTCTCACCGGCAAGCCAGGCATCTGCCTGACGGTGTCGGCTCCGGGCTTCCTCAACGGCCTCACTGCGCTCGCGAACGCGACGACCAACTGCTTCCCGATGATCCTGATCTCCGGCTCGTCCGAGCGCGAGATCGTCGATCTGCAGCAGGGCGACTACGAGGAGATGGATCAGCTCGCCATCGCCAAGCCGCTCTGTAAGGCGGCGTTCCGTGTTCTCCATGCCGAAGACATCGGTATCGGTGTGGCGCGCGCGATCCGCGCTGCTGTCTCCGGGCGTCCGGGTGGCGTCTATCTCGATCTGCCGGCCAAGCTCTTCGCGCAGACTATCGATGTGGTGAAGGGCAAGACGTCGCTCGTCAAAGTCATCGATCCTGCGCCGGTGCAAATTCCGGGCAAGGATGCCGTGAAGCGCGCGCTCGATCTGCTGAAGGGCGCCAAGCGTCCGCTGATCATCTTCGGCAAGGGCGCGGCTTACGCGCAGGCCGACGACGCGGTGCGTGATCTCGTCGAGAAGAGCGGCATTCCGTTCCTACCGATGAGCATGGCGAAGGGCCTCCTCCCGGACACGCACCCGCTGTGCGCGGGTGCGGCCCGCTCCAAGGTGCTCAAGGAAGCTGACGTGGTGATGCTCGTCGGCGCGCGTCTCAACTGGCTGCTCTCGCACGGCAAGGGCAAGACCTGGGGGGCGCCAGGCACGCAGAAGTTCATCCAGATCGACATCGAGCCGCGCGAGATGGACTCGAACATCGAGATTGCCGCTCCGCTCGTGGGCGATATCGGATCGTGCGTGACGGCGCTTCTCGAGGGCATCGACGGCTCTTGGAAGGCGCCTTCCGAATGGGTCGACGGCATCAAGGCCAAGAAGGACGACAATATCGCCAAGATGGCGAAGAAGCTCTCGCAGCCGAAGGTGCCGATGGATTTCCATTCGGCGCTGGCGCCGCTGAAGCAGGTCATCAAGGAGCGTCCCGACGCCATCCTCGTCAACGAAGGCGCAAACACGCTCGATCTCGCGCGCGGCGTCATCGACATGTACCAACCGCGTAAGCGTCTCGATGTCGGCACATGGGGTGTCATGGGCGTCGGGCTCGGCTTTGCGGTCGCGGCTGCCATCGAGACCGGCAAGCCGGTGCTCGCGGTCGAGGGCGACAGCGCGTTCGGCTTCTGCGGCATGGAGGTCGAAACCATCTGCCGTTACAACCTGCCGGTCTGCATCGTCATCTTCAACAACGACGGCATCTACCGCGGCACTGATGCCGATCCGACGGGGCGCGACCCGGGCACGACCGTGTTCGTCAAGGGCTCGCGCTACGACAAGATGATGGAAGCGTTCGGCGGCGTCGGCGTGAGCGTGACAACTCCTAACGAGCTGAAGCGTGCTGTCGACGAAGCCCTGAGCAGCGGCAAGCCCACTCTCATCAACGCGGTGATCGATCCGGCAGCCGGTACGGAAAGCGGCCGCATCGGCAACCTCAACCCGCAAAGCGCTCTCAAGAAAAAATAA
- a CDS encoding PAS domain-containing protein, whose protein sequence is MKTTVDLDALVSAMGDAVVVSDVDGIITLWNKAAERLFGYTEAEALGQSLDIMIPERLRERHWDGYSVTMETGVTRYGTEVLQVPAIDKAGRSFSIAFTVALLHAPDGKVSGIAAVIRDDTRRFERDRAQRKRIAELERTANAAVASVPTTVMRGEATGCPVRAADRG, encoded by the coding sequence ATGAAAACGACTGTCGATCTCGATGCGCTGGTCTCAGCGATGGGCGATGCGGTCGTCGTCAGCGACGTCGATGGCATCATCACGTTATGGAATAAGGCGGCGGAACGTCTGTTCGGCTACACGGAGGCCGAGGCGCTCGGCCAGTCGCTCGACATCATGATCCCCGAGCGCCTGCGCGAGCGGCACTGGGATGGCTATAGCGTGACCATGGAGACCGGCGTCACCCGCTATGGCACCGAGGTGCTGCAGGTGCCGGCTATCGACAAAGCGGGCCGCTCGTTCTCGATCGCGTTCACGGTGGCGCTGCTGCATGCACCGGATGGCAAGGTCTCGGGGATCGCGGCGGTCATCCGTGACGATACGCGGCGTTTCGAAAGGGACCGTGCACAGCGCAAGCGGATTGCGGAGCTCGAGCGCACAGCCAATGCCGCGGTCGCTTCGGTGCCAACTACTGTTATGCGTGGCGAAGCGACGGGATGTCCTGTGCGAGCGGCAGATCGAGGCTGA
- a CDS encoding ABC transporter ATP-binding protein produces MTSIVFDKVWKEYGDHVVLERIELEIASRSFLALVGPSGCGKTTFLRMLLGEEKPTRGKILIDGAPLKAEPDADRGVVFQRYSVFPHLTVLHNVMIGREFERSCFFGKLFGSSRREAEVEARQLLDAVGLKGHEDKYPAALSGGMQQRLALAQAINRKPKILLLDEPFGALDPGIRADIHVLIRQIWNENNLTIVMVTHDLSEAFRLGTRVIAFERPRNRPEELERYGATLGEVGANVVAAASGASVTRDFEVWPKKTVQPLPGADPAKPLALNGSGPPN; encoded by the coding sequence ATGACGTCCATCGTCTTCGACAAGGTTTGGAAGGAGTACGGCGATCACGTCGTGCTCGAGCGGATCGAGCTCGAGATCGCCTCGCGGTCGTTCTTGGCCCTCGTCGGCCCTTCGGGCTGCGGCAAGACGACGTTTCTTCGCATGCTGCTCGGCGAGGAGAAGCCGACACGTGGGAAGATCCTCATCGACGGCGCGCCGCTCAAGGCCGAGCCGGACGCCGATCGTGGCGTCGTCTTCCAGCGCTATTCCGTGTTTCCGCACCTGACCGTGCTCCACAATGTCATGATCGGTCGCGAGTTCGAGCGCTCGTGCTTCTTCGGCAAGCTGTTCGGCTCGTCGCGCCGCGAAGCCGAAGTCGAGGCGCGGCAGCTGCTCGATGCTGTCGGCTTGAAGGGCCATGAGGACAAGTACCCCGCTGCCCTTTCAGGCGGCATGCAGCAGCGTCTTGCGCTCGCACAAGCGATCAACCGTAAGCCGAAAATCCTGCTTCTCGACGAGCCGTTCGGCGCGCTCGACCCCGGCATTCGCGCCGACATCCACGTGCTGATCCGCCAGATCTGGAACGAGAACAACCTCACCATCGTGATGGTCACTCACGATCTCTCGGAAGCGTTCCGGCTCGGCACCCGTGTCATCGCCTTCGAGCGGCCGCGCAATCGCCCCGAGGAACTCGAGCGCTACGGCGCGACCCTTGGCGAGGTCGGCGCCAACGTCGTCGCGGCGGCATCCGGCGCCAGCGTCACCCGCGATTTCGAGGTCTGGCCCAAGAAAACGGTGCAGCCTTTGCCGGGCGCTGATCCGGCGAAGCCGTTGGCGCTCAACGGCAGCGGACCGCCGAACTAG
- a CDS encoding putative urea ABC transporter substrate-binding protein, with protein MNRSVSKVIRCAIAAAASIALTLPAAHAAEKKDFKVAWSIYVGWMPWGYAADSGIVKKWADKYGINIEVKQFNDYVESINQYTAGAFDAVTLTNMDAVSIPAAGGVDTTVVITGSTSNGNDSIILKEKDKLEDIKGQTVNLVEFSVSHYLLARGLESIGLAEKDVKVVNTSDADLASAYKTPDVTAVVTWKPIASSILENPDAKLVYDTSKIPGEVMDLLVANTEVLKDNPNFGKALVGIWYDTMKAMSDGTAAKEAMAKASGTDLKGYEEQLATTQLFSDPKAAVAFATSPEVKTTSEKVSTFLFDKALLGKDAKTAGAIGIEFADKSVFGDKDNIKFRFDATYMQAAADGKL; from the coding sequence ATGAACCGGTCCGTCTCCAAGGTCATTCGTTGTGCCATCGCGGCTGCGGCGAGCATCGCGCTCACGCTGCCCGCGGCGCACGCAGCGGAGAAAAAGGATTTCAAAGTCGCCTGGTCGATCTACGTCGGTTGGATGCCCTGGGGCTACGCCGCCGATTCCGGCATCGTGAAAAAGTGGGCCGACAAGTATGGCATCAACATCGAGGTCAAGCAGTTCAACGACTACGTCGAGAGCATCAACCAGTACACAGCCGGCGCCTTCGACGCCGTGACGCTGACCAACATGGACGCAGTTTCCATTCCGGCCGCGGGTGGTGTCGATACGACGGTCGTCATCACCGGCAGCACCTCGAACGGCAACGATTCCATCATCCTCAAGGAGAAGGACAAGCTCGAGGATATTAAAGGTCAGACCGTCAACCTGGTCGAGTTCTCAGTCTCGCACTATCTGCTTGCACGCGGCCTCGAGAGCATCGGTCTTGCCGAGAAGGACGTGAAAGTCGTCAACACCTCCGACGCCGACTTGGCATCGGCCTACAAGACGCCGGACGTAACTGCCGTCGTCACCTGGAAACCGATCGCTTCGAGCATCCTCGAGAATCCTGACGCCAAGTTGGTCTACGACACATCGAAGATTCCGGGCGAGGTCATGGACCTGCTCGTCGCCAACACAGAAGTACTGAAAGACAATCCCAACTTCGGCAAGGCGCTGGTTGGCATCTGGTACGACACCATGAAGGCGATGAGCGACGGAACGGCCGCCAAGGAAGCCATGGCCAAGGCTTCTGGCACCGACCTCAAGGGCTATGAGGAGCAGCTCGCCACGACCCAGCTCTTCTCCGATCCGAAGGCCGCCGTGGCATTCGCGACCAGCCCCGAGGTCAAGACCACGTCAGAGAAGGTTTCGACCTTCCTGTTCGATAAGGCACTGCTCGGCAAGGACGCCAAAACCGCAGGCGCCATCGGCATCGAGTTCGCGGACAAGAGCGTCTTTGGCGACAAGGACAACATCAAGTTCCGATTCGACGCCACCTACATGCAGGCCGCAGCCGACGGTAAGCTCTGA
- a CDS encoding ABC transporter permease subunit, translating into MRLLNLKPDRTWTIALAALPFLALLIAYVMSSAARLAENPNDKLLPSLSAMGEAVKHMAFQADVRTGAYLMLNDTLSSMYLLLVALAISTLIALVFGLLIGLLPVMNATFGPVVAVASMVPPLALLPILFIIMGLGDASKIALIVIGTSLKLIRDVALRVQDLPREQLIKAQTLGASTWQIGLRIVLPQMLPRLIDSVRLELGPAWLFLIAAEAIASDSGLGYRIFLVRRYLAMDVIIPYVIWITLLAFLMDLALRLLQQKAFPWFSGARTA; encoded by the coding sequence ATGCGTCTGTTGAACTTGAAGCCCGACAGAACCTGGACCATCGCGCTCGCGGCCTTGCCGTTCCTGGCCCTTCTCATCGCATACGTCATGAGCTCGGCCGCACGTCTGGCCGAGAACCCGAACGACAAGCTTCTGCCGAGCCTGAGCGCCATGGGCGAGGCCGTCAAACACATGGCCTTCCAAGCCGATGTCCGCACCGGCGCCTACCTGATGTTGAACGACACGCTGTCGAGCATGTATCTCTTGCTCGTAGCCCTTGCCATATCGACCCTGATCGCCCTCGTATTCGGCCTCTTGATCGGGCTGCTGCCGGTCATGAACGCCACCTTCGGGCCGGTCGTTGCAGTGGCCTCCATGGTGCCACCGCTCGCGCTGCTGCCGATCCTGTTCATCATCATGGGGCTCGGCGATGCCTCCAAGATCGCGCTGATCGTCATCGGCACTTCGCTGAAACTCATCCGCGATGTGGCGCTCCGCGTGCAGGATCTTCCGCGCGAGCAGCTCATCAAGGCGCAGACGCTCGGCGCGTCCACCTGGCAGATCGGCCTGCGCATCGTGCTGCCGCAGATGCTGCCGCGCCTGATCGATTCCGTACGCCTCGAGCTGGGTCCCGCCTGGTTGTTCCTCATCGCCGCCGAAGCCATCGCCTCAGACTCCGGTCTCGGCTACCGCATCTTCCTCGTGAGGCGCTATCTCGCAATGGATGTCATCATCCCATACGTCATCTGGATCACGCTGCTCGCATTCCTGATGGATCTCGCTCTGCGTCTTCTGCAGCAAAAGGCATTCCCCTGGTTCTCGGGAGCGCGCACGGCATGA
- a CDS encoding GntR family transcriptional regulator — protein sequence MQDTRTNIGPIDGPVSLKARAYDALKAAIVRMDIYAPDAQLRFDERDLSARFGVSRTPLREALAQLDRERLVKIVARRGIFIVRKTKAEILDMITVWATLESMAARLATEVASEAEIKALHRLVDPYAQNDVLADMGAYSDANIQFHQAIIKAGGNPLIGEITDGLFFHVRAIRHRTIGDRDRARRSIDDHCQIVAALEKRDGERAERLVREHTLKLCEHVARNVDLN from the coding sequence ATGCAAGACACCCGCACAAATATCGGCCCGATCGATGGCCCTGTCAGCCTCAAGGCGCGGGCCTACGATGCGTTGAAGGCCGCGATTGTGCGCATGGACATCTACGCGCCCGACGCGCAACTCCGCTTCGACGAGCGTGATCTCTCCGCCCGCTTCGGCGTCTCGCGCACGCCGCTGCGCGAGGCGCTCGCGCAGCTCGACAGGGAGCGTCTGGTCAAGATCGTTGCCCGGCGTGGCATCTTCATCGTGCGCAAGACCAAGGCCGAGATTCTCGACATGATCACGGTCTGGGCGACACTGGAAAGCATGGCTGCGCGTCTCGCGACGGAGGTCGCGAGCGAGGCTGAGATCAAGGCGCTGCATCGTCTCGTCGACCCGTACGCCCAGAACGATGTGCTCGCCGACATGGGCGCCTACTCGGACGCCAACATTCAATTTCATCAGGCGATCATCAAGGCCGGCGGCAATCCGCTGATCGGTGAGATCACCGACGGTCTGTTCTTTCATGTACGCGCCATTCGCCACCGCACGATCGGTGATCGCGACCGTGCGCGCCGCTCCATCGACGATCACTGTCAGATCGTTGCCGCGCTCGAAAAACGCGACGGCGAACGGGCCGAGCGTCTCGTGCGCGAGCACACGTTGAAACTGTGCGAGCACGTCGCCCGCAATGTCGACCTCAACTAG
- a CDS encoding urea amidolyase associated protein UAAP1, with the protein MSLLIYSDVLPGGKHWSLTMRRNHRLRLTDLDGGANVGMLFYNPVNLLERYNAPDTLKCQHTFKLTTGHCLYSDMGRIFCAIVSDTAGWHDTVCGASTKAMVKARWGEAAYQTHRNDWYQNGRDSFLIEAAKYGMSRRDLAANVNWFSKVATDESGTLAFDASAAKPGADVELRFEMDTLVLFHTCPHPLDPSPTYPRKSVRFEILEGAPAAADDACRLSAPENSRGYENNRIFHAGCSC; encoded by the coding sequence GTGAGTCTATTGATCTACAGCGATGTCCTGCCGGGTGGAAAGCACTGGTCCCTGACCATGCGTCGCAACCACCGGCTTCGTCTCACCGACCTCGACGGCGGCGCCAACGTCGGCATGCTGTTCTACAATCCGGTGAACCTGCTCGAGCGCTACAACGCGCCCGACACGTTGAAGTGCCAGCACACCTTCAAGCTGACCACGGGCCACTGCCTCTATTCCGACATGGGCCGCATTTTTTGCGCCATCGTCTCGGACACCGCCGGTTGGCATGACACCGTATGCGGCGCGAGCACGAAGGCAATGGTCAAGGCCCGTTGGGGGGAGGCGGCGTACCAGACGCACCGCAACGACTGGTACCAGAATGGCCGCGACAGCTTCCTGATCGAAGCCGCGAAATACGGCATGAGCCGGCGCGATCTCGCGGCCAACGTCAACTGGTTCAGCAAGGTCGCGACTGACGAGAGCGGCACGCTCGCCTTCGACGCATCGGCCGCAAAGCCCGGCGCCGATGTCGAGCTGCGCTTCGAGATGGATACGCTGGTGCTCTTCCACACCTGCCCACACCCGCTCGACCCGAGCCCGACCTACCCACGCAAATCCGTGCGCTTCGAGATCCTCGAAGGCGCACCCGCCGCCGCCGATGACGCCTGCCGCCTCTCCGCGCCCGAGAACAGCCGCGGCTACGAGAACAACCGGATCTTCCACGCCGGTTGTAGCTGCTGA
- a CDS encoding urea amidolyase associated protein UAAP2: MIKESTLAPAAAAHRETVLAGDYWMHVVKRGETLRIVDLEGNQAADTLFFNADDPYERYSATDTIREQGNVYLGPGSILLSDLCRPLMTITADTVGRHDTLGGACATESNTVRYALEKKSMHACRDSFLLGVIENEQYGLSKRDIAHNINFFMNVPVTPDGGLTFADGVSAPGKYVEMRAEMDVIVLISNCPQLNNPCNAYNPTPIEVLIWPEGA, translated from the coding sequence ATGATCAAGGAAAGCACGCTCGCTCCTGCCGCAGCGGCACATCGCGAGACCGTCCTCGCCGGCGACTACTGGATGCACGTCGTAAAGCGCGGCGAGACGCTGCGCATCGTCGACCTCGAAGGTAATCAGGCCGCCGACACGCTCTTCTTTAACGCCGACGATCCCTACGAGCGCTACTCGGCCACCGACACCATCCGCGAGCAAGGAAACGTCTACCTCGGCCCCGGCTCCATCCTGTTGTCCGACCTCTGCCGCCCGTTGATGACCATAACCGCCGACACCGTCGGCCGCCACGACACGCTCGGCGGCGCCTGCGCGACGGAAAGCAACACGGTCCGCTACGCGCTCGAAAAGAAGAGCATGCACGCCTGCCGCGACAGCTTCTTGCTCGGCGTCATCGAGAACGAGCAGTATGGGCTCTCGAAGCGGGACATCGCGCACAACATCAACTTCTTCATGAACGTGCCAGTGACGCCCGACGGCGGTCTGACGTTCGCCGATGGCGTCTCCGCGCCCGGCAAATACGTCGAGATGCGCGCCGAGATGGACGTCATCGTTCTCATCTCGAATTGCCCGCAACTGAACAACCCGTGCAATGCCTACAACCCGACGCCCATCGAGGTTCTGATCTGGCCGGAGGGCGCCTGA